The following DNA comes from Priestia koreensis.
AACTGCACGACATTAAAAATTTTTATTTCTCTTTGACCAGGTACAATTGACACGTCTCCGATATGATAACGAAGAATATGAGTCAGCATAGGTAGCTTCTCTTTTTGAATCGATGTTTTAAGGTGAAGGGACTCATACTTTCTTACACCAAATAAATTAAGCGCCAGAATAATGGCATGAAACGTCATATTCTTAGGGTCCATCCGATTACTGAAGATTTTCATGTCATTTCGATACCATTTTTCATACGTGTTTTCCAAAGACGAAGCCTGAATAACTAGCTCATTTCTTCGATGATGAATCTCTACATAGGGTTGTAGTGAATATTCGCTTACATAACTTTTCAGGTAATCTAAGGTTTCTGATTTAAATTCAGCTTTTAGTTCGTATTGCTTCTCAGAATACTCAATTTCTCCTTCGGAAAGTAAACAAGCGAGGATGAGATCTTGTAACTTTCCCATTCGTGTTTCCATTGGATACTGCATGCTCTTCCGTCCTTTCGATGTGTAATAGAAACAAAAAAGCCCCCAACAAACTAGACAAGTAACCTTGTCTGCTCATTGGGGACGTCCCATTTGTTATAAATTAGTAGGTCTAGTATACTATAAACCTTTTATTTTTACCATATATTTCTGGTTGGAATTAGACGGATTACTTCGATTGTTCATAGTAGAGGACTTGATTAGTCATGTGTCTGCATACTGTACAGATATAAGCCCTCATTCGTCTTGAAAATATATTCCTCATCGGAACAAGCATAATACCCATATGGATCAACCTCAACATAATAGACGTCTGTAGGGAGCGATCCTAGTGTTTCTACAATAAGATCAATGATATAGTCTTTCCCTGCTTTTCCTTTTGAAGGATAGCCGTCTATTTCTGCATGAAGCCATGACCGCTCATTGTCTGGATACTTGGTGAATAGTTCGTCACGCCAGTTTTGTAGCAACGTTGTGTCTACTCGATCGTGTGGTTTTACATCTGGGTTGGTTCTAAATGCAGCTTCGATATCCTCGTTAGGGTTTTCTGATAGCTTTGAAAACCTGTAGAAAGATGCTGAATGATAGTTACTATTTGCTTTGGCAAAAACAGCTAAAATGTCATTGATTTTTTGCATGTATGTTCTCCTTATGTATAGCGATAATTTTAGAAATAATTGTAATTCACATTAAATAATACGGCTACTAATTTAGTCATGCTAAAACTACTTTAACTATACAAACCTCTTTTAAAAACAAATCTTCTTTAAAAACAAACCTTCTTTAGGATCGCCTAATCCCTTGTATCTCATAGGATTAAGGGTGTTTGAAAAGTAAAAATACACAAAGAGTTGAAAAATGAACATAAGAAAACAAAATCCCTCTTTTAAAAAACATAAAAAAGCAATAATGAACTAAACCTAAAACATAAAAAAACATGGAACTTAAATTATCAGAAATTAGAGTGAGATGTTTAGCAATTTATGCCTCATACTTATCCACAAATGTGATGAATTTCTTCACAATTCCAACACTTTCCACAGTATTAACATTGTTTTTTATGTTTTTTTACGTTTTAATGATCAGAACAACTACGCTACATCCATTCTATTTTTTTGAAATGGTCATTGCAGCATAGTTTATGAGAATTTTAGACTGTATTTTTTGTAGTGATCTTTCATGTATTGAGCCAAATCAAACTTCCAAGGAAGAGCTGGCACCGTTTGAGCACGTTTTAACGTTTCTAACTCATTCAGGATCATACTCACGATTCCGTCTTCTGTTTCACTTCCTAGCCATTCAAGTGCTTGGTTTTCTAGTGCTTGATACGCAACAGGATCAATTTTCTTTTTGCATGCAATCTGACGCACCAGGTCAATTCCCTTTAGGTGGTTAAGGTCAGATGAACCCTCATAATCTTTTTCAGTAAACTCTTCCGTTGAAAAGAACTTGTCCAACAAAGGTTTGGTTTCACGACACATCACCTTAAAGATACGTTTACTGTGGAAGCTCATCGTAGAGAGAAACTGTTCACGCGCTTCCTCTAATTCTTCGCCTGTCTTGCGATGGGCCAGATACGCATAGATCCCTTCTTCTTTCGCAATCATCATATACTGTGCTTCTGATTTTCGTTTCACTAAGCTCAAAACAAACTGCTGAAGATCACTTGGTAGTTGTTTGGTGTCTTTCCAATACTCAATGAGTGTCTCAATTGCATACGTGATATGTGTTTTGGATCGACCTTTTAGTATGTATAGCAAGTCATTAAGTAATTTACCGTCATAATCCAGTAGAAGTTCCTTTAAATCTAACGAATTCGCTTTATAGAGTAGATCGTCAATGAGCGTCGCAACCTTTTTATAGCGCTCAGGCTGCTTAAGAGGGATACGATAGTTTCCTTTATCATCTTGTACGATGAAGTTATCATGGATCTTCATATGGACCACATCGAACGCTCTGCCCCTCTTCTTAATGACCTCTTTCCCAGGGACACGTGTAAACAACGGTTTTCCTTCATATTGAATCGTCATTAATTGGTCAATGACTTTTCGTACATCGCTGTTTTCCTGTTTGTGTAGAAGTTGTTTCAAACCACTCTTGTAAAAATCGGTATGCTCTTGATCCAGTGATAGCTTATTATTAAACTTGCGAAAGAAACCCAACCCCTGTTTTGATTTTTGGAGTTGCAGTAACGCAATCAGGTACAACTTCCAATAATCAATGGATTGTGTTAGAAACGTTTCAGTGAAGACAATCGGATGCAAGATAACATAGCGCTCTAGCTTTCCGTTCTCTTGTTTAAAATGGTTTAATTGAATCGTAGATCGTCCCGTATACATATTTTCACGTACATCAATTAAGCCTTGAACTTCAAATTTTTTCAAGGAGTGCTTAAATTCACTGTAGGATATAGGAACAGCAAACAAATGGATGCGGCTTTTATATAAGTTGTGAATGGTCGTGTCACTAATACGCCCATTTGTATTACATACTGCGTGTAGAAAAATCATTGTGATGATGTCAGTACGTGTAACTTTGGATAAATAGCGCTCTCTAATTTTTCCGTTCTTTACAATTGTGAAAGTTTGGCCATCATTATAATACTTCTCTAAATTAAACAGGTTAATTAAGAATGAAGCAGAGACAGCTACACCATTATGTTGCATTTGTGTGATCTCATATTCTCTGTTAGACATTTCCTTTCCCCACTTCCGAGGTGTTAACGGTGGAAATATCTCGACTCACAATATAAAATTTGCTCTTTTCGTTGAACAAAAAGGAGTAATAAATTATTGCTAAACACGAACATCTACAGATCGTTAATTATTTCCAAGTGAAACACAAACCTTGCAACCTTATAACCTTTTTAGTAGCTAACACGCACATCCCAATGACTTTATCTCTCTAATTTGTATAATTTTCTCTCTATTCTCTCGTTATTGCTTTCTATATAGAAAACTGGTGAACTACCCGCCACTTAGCACCCTTACGGGTTGCTTGAAGTGGGGGCTTCCAAGATCGTAAGACCTTTTCTTTTATTGCATCTTCATCCACGCCTAAATGGTCGTGTCCGATGCCTTTCCTTCGCGGCGTTCCGACCGCTAGAAAAAATCGAGACAAATTATAACGTCATACCTTGTTCCTTCAAAACACGAATTCCATAGTGTTTGAGATTTAATCCGGCATTATAATCTCTATCGATTTTTGTGCAACACGTGTCATTTTGGCACACATACACACGATCAGAGAGCGAAAGGTTATCGTGGAGGTGTCCGCATTGACTGCACTGTTTACTTGAAGGGAAATAGCGATCCGCTAGGATGTAGTGTTTACCGTTTCTCTCTGCTTTGTACTGCAACATTGTGCGGAACATTCCAAAGCCATTATCGTGCACATTTTTCCCTAGTTTTCGCATTTGAGCAAGGTTCGTCAAATCAAGATCTTCTACCACAATCGCGTCGTACTCATTGGTTATCTGATAACTACGCTTGTGAAGGAAATCCTTTCGTTGATTTTTAGACTTCGCCAGTAATGCTTGATACGCGTTCATTTGTTTTTGATAGTTACGACTGTACTGAATCGCTCCATTCTCATCGAGAGGAGCTGCGTTTTTCTTACGAGCTAGGGACTTATTCATTCGACGTTGACGTTTCTCAATGAGTCGGTAATATCGACCGTAATTTGCTTTTCGACCTTCGCTATCCACATACAAGTCCGCTTGGCTATAGTCCAATCCAATTACTTTATCGGCAGAAACATTGTGTTTTTTCTCCACTTTTTCCGAAGGGAAATCGATGGAAAGGGACACCAAATAACGCTCACCTTCTCGTTGGATGGTGGCTTTTTTTAGGAGTCCTTCCGCAGGTAAGGGACGGTGTAGTTGAAGGGAAATTCCCTCAGGGAATTTGGGCACACGTAAAAAGACCGCTCCATTTTCGTGAATCACACGGATATTTTGATTGGTTTGGTTCGTGGTATAGCTGTGTTTGGCGTTCTTCTTCTGGTGAAACTGAGGCAATCCTTTTATATCACGAACCGAAGGAATGTATCCTTCCGTGTTCATTCGGTTTCGTGCCTTCTTTTTATACTGGATTGGTTTTCGCGCAAAGGTTTCATTATATTTTTGAACAGCAGCTTGAAAGCGTCTTTTGGCATCGTTGTATACAAATGAATCATTGGAACGATCTAAAAAGGCAAAACGACGCGTAAATTCTGTGTAATTTGGAACCTTATGGCGAATGAATCCACCTGCAAAGCCGGAGGCTTCTAATTCGGTGTAGAGATGGGCAACATATTCATTGTAGACTTTACGTTCACACCCAAACGCGCGATTTAAGCGTTCTTTCTGCTCGTCTGTAGGGAAAATCGCATATTGATACCCGAGCGTCACCCATCCTTGGGGTAATGTTTTTTTTGTGCCTTTTCGGTGTGGTGTTTCCATTTGAACATTCACGTCATTCACTCCTTTCTGTCAGGACTATCTTCCTATCTTACCAAAAAAAGAAAAAGAAAACAAGTACATATGTTCGTTTCAGACTTATACCTACCCACCATTCATCCCCCACCTACTCACTGGGCTTCGCCCTTATCGTCCCTTGAGGAAGGGGACTTCTGGTGGAAATCTGTTAAAATTACGAGTAAATACATTTTTTTTGTGTTTATTTATTTGCGCTTGTGTTTGTTTTTGTATGAGTTTCGTCTAACGTTATTGACAATTCCCATACTCGTCATATTATCAACATGATCGTCACACTCAATAAGCTTGGTGGTTTATTGAGACGCTGCGTTATTCCACGTGGTGGTGGGTGTAACGGAACGTGTACGGCTGTTGATGCGGGACGGATCGCTTGATTGGTCGTCAAGTTTTCCATTTTTTGTGCCTGTTATGAGGTTATGTATGATGCGGTATGTTATGGTTGAGGTTTGGTACCCTCTTCCACTCCTGGAATCTGTAAATCTCGTTAGTCGAGATTTTTTTTTGTCTTCCAACCACGAACCTACTAATTTTAAGAACAGCAAAAAACCATAGTCTCTAGTTACTTTCTACCATAAACGAAGTTGATTCGTGGCAAAAAGACAAATAAAGACAAGTTTTGTTAGTTAAAGATCATCATACCATATTTACCAATAAAAGTTTATTATGAAAAATATTGACAAAATACTAACAGTATGTTATTATTAGTCCACAATCTAATAATATACGTAATTCCCATAGTAGGGTTTTGCTTAGTTGTAAAAAGGCCTTCCATTCGTGGAAGGTTTTTTTACGTCTATTTTCGTGAAATCATACGTATTTTTGTGTACCTACTTCTCCCTATCCCATAGACATCTTTTCTATATTTTCAATTGCAGTTACTTCATTCCTACAGTATGATTCCTACATTAATAACTACTAAATTAATAGTTAAGCATAAATTACACCAAAAAAACCTGTATAATAACGATATAACGGACCAATAATGAGTATGATTTCTCGAAAGATTTAGTGGTAATTATGCACGTTAAAAAGGAGGTTGTGAAGCGTGGAGTTCTCTTCATTCTTGATAAGAGAAGTAATTGATCGGATATCAGCGCTACGTCTTTTATCAGTCTATGATTTAACGTTTAAGAGTGATAAAGACAGTGATTTAGAAAGTATTATCCTTCCTCTTTACCAAAAACATTATGAAAATAAAGATGTTCAGGAAACACTACGTTCCTTAAAAAAAGATTTTTTACGTCGAACGAAAAAACGATGGTTGGATAATGCTGTTCGAGACTATCAAAGGAAAGATCCTAAGAAAAACAAAGAATTAATTGGCGAGTATAAGGCTCTGTTACCTTATTACGAAACTAACGGAGAAGAGTTATTTCAAACCCAATTTAAAAATGTCGCGTCACCAGAGGACTTAATCAACAGCCGAATCAAGGTATTGGAAGACTGGTGTGAAGACGACAAAATGCTGATTACAGATTATCCATATATTAATCAGAAAACTAAAACGCAGAGAGAAAAAGCCATTTCAACAGACATTGCCATTTTAATCGGCTCAATTCTACTCGATCCAGCGTTTCAAAACAATCAGCATCAAAATATTATTGAGAGTCCCTTTTCAACTGTAGAAATTCCTTTTTTCTCAAATTCAAGGGCCAAATTAATCGTTGAGCAACCATTGCTAAAAAAAGGAGAAAAAGAATACTTCACTAGTCCGTACAACTCAGAAGATGGGACAGATTATGAATTGCTTATAGAAAAAGAGTACGCAGAGGAAACAGGTAACAAAGTTAATGACTTAGATCGCTCTGATTATAAATTGTTTTTAGAAATTATGAGTAAGCGAGATGAACTCTTTGCCACTCAGAAAGTGATTAACGTTAAAATTGGCGATTTAGTAAAAGCTATGTATAACACTGATAGCCAGCGCAATTACAAAAACATTGAAGAGCGCATCACTAAAATGAAACACTATAGCATGACTAAAATACAAGAGGACAAAAAGATTGCCTATGGTATCTTTGACTATGTGGATATCACCACCATGCCGAATGGTACGAGGATTGCAGAGATTCATGTAAATGAAGTGATTTACCGAGACTATATCCAACGCCAAACTGTTCGGATTTATAAAAATAAGGTAGAGAAGTTGAGCTTAGACGCAGCTTATCACTTATTGTTCATTATGCAAAAGGAGCGCTTGATCTGCTATGAAACAAACTCGTCTTATACAGTCGCTCGTGATTACCTTTATTTCTCAACCAAAATCCGCTTTAGAAAGCGACGTAAAAATGAAAACTTAGTTGAGATTGAAAAAGCCCTAGATGAACTTGTGGAACAAAAATTAGCGGTTGAATCCTACAAGCGATCCGGTCAGGTATTTCAAATTTCCTTTATACCTGTTGGTGAAAGTGAAGTACAAGATTTATTGTCTGGTGACTATGAATACGCGCCGCTATCGTTTTACCAGAATGTCAAAAGTGTTCTTGTTTAACTAGGAGCACAAAAAATACAATCCTAATTATGTACTAAAGTTGCGAATATCCCTATTTTATTAAGGGGTAGCGCAGCTTTTTTATTTCACTTTTGGAATTTGTGTTTATATGTGTCCTATATCTGCTTTTTTGTACTAAATCTCCGTGCAAAAGTGTCACTTCACTTGGAACCTGCTTCACAACAAGGTTTCCTCCTGCTTTTCAGAATATAAACCCTATCAAAATGTGAACAAAAAGTGTCAAAAAGGTATCAAATTTCGTATTTTTGTTCCGATTTTCCGTGCAAAAGTGTTTTTTGTACCGTTTGTCCGTGCAAAAGTGTCACTTTTATCAAAAATCCCCTCTTTCCACTGTTTTTAGACAAAAACATGCCAAATTCTCATTTTTAATTGTGAATTTTTTTTGCCCAAATTCACGTTTTTAACCTATTTTTGTACCGTTCTTCCGTGCGAAAGTGTCACTTTTACTCCCTTATAGACTATTCTTTGCATTTTTGTACCGTTCTTCCGTGCGAAAGTGTCACTTTGAGCTAAAAAAAACTCTTCTTTTTTCCTTTATATGTATATAAAAGTTAATTTTAGGATATTTCGTCGCTAAAAAAGCCTGATATACCAGGGCTTTTGCTAGATTAGTATGTTTTTTGTACCAAATCTCCGTGCAAAAGTGTCACCCCAATTGTGTCCGACTTAATCCCTTGGTACGTAAGGGTTTGTTGAAAAATTGCTCCATTTCTCCGTGCAAAAGTGTCATTTTACAGATGGCTATACTGTACCTATACTGTAAAAGTAGAAATGTACGGAAAGGAGGGGCATCATGATGAGCCTAGTCTTAAAAAGACATACACTAATCGCTAACAAACTGTTAGTAGCGCTTAGTGGCGTAAGTAGACAAACCAAACGAGACAATACATATTACTATGAACAGCATGCTATGGGGATCGCTAAGAACTTTTTAAACATTAAGTGGACAAAATCCTTAATCAAACAAGTTCTTGCTTATATGGCTAAATGTGATAGTCAGGGCCGTATTGCATTAATGTCCGAAGAAGAACTAGCAGCTACAATTGATTGCTCCGTTCGAACTGTTCAAAATAACAATAAAGCCCTTGAAGAGCACGATATCATTCAGTGGGATCGTTTATGGGGAGAATACATACAAGTTTCATTTGTAGGATACTTAGAAAACTTTTTAGACTTACATAAAAAAGATCAAGATGATGTCCCAGCTGATGCGGCTACTTCTATTGAATCTGTTTTGGACAAGTATCACTCTAAAAGTGGTTATACCTCTATTTCTGATGAAGTAATTTATGAGTTATTAAAAGTAGAGAAT
Coding sequences within:
- a CDS encoding RNA-guided endonuclease InsQ/TnpB family protein, whose protein sequence is MNVQMETPHRKGTKKTLPQGWVTLGYQYAIFPTDEQKERLNRAFGCERKVYNEYVAHLYTELEASGFAGGFIRHKVPNYTEFTRRFAFLDRSNDSFVYNDAKRRFQAAVQKYNETFARKPIQYKKKARNRMNTEGYIPSVRDIKGLPQFHQKKNAKHSYTTNQTNQNIRVIHENGAVFLRVPKFPEGISLQLHRPLPAEGLLKKATIQREGERYLVSLSIDFPSEKVEKKHNVSADKVIGLDYSQADLYVDSEGRKANYGRYYRLIEKRQRRMNKSLARKKNAAPLDENGAIQYSRNYQKQMNAYQALLAKSKNQRKDFLHKRSYQITNEYDAIVVEDLDLTNLAQMRKLGKNVHDNGFGMFRTMLQYKAERNGKHYILADRYFPSSKQCSQCGHLHDNLSLSDRVYVCQNDTCCTKIDRDYNAGLNLKHYGIRVLKEQGMTL